From the Erythrolamprus reginae isolate rEryReg1 chromosome Z, rEryReg1.hap1, whole genome shotgun sequence genome, one window contains:
- the LOC139175833 gene encoding olfactory receptor 4E2-like, with amino-acid sequence MEGINQTVSHFVFLGLTNNRSLELVLSVVFSILYLLILAGNLLIIVTVAWDRCLHTPMYFFLWNLSFIDICHSSVTMPKMLSDCFFRHKVISFGGCVTQLFFLHLCASVEIFLLTVMGYDRCVAICYPLQYVNLMNLKTCGGLLGILWVGAIIHSLIQMVLTVHLTYCGPNVIDSFFCDIPPLMKLACTDTYFTGVLLISSSGLMSVVCFVILVASYAIILISLARQTAEGRHKAFSTCAAHLLVVILFLGHCIFIYTRPASSFSTDRLAAVLYTMVTPFLNPLIYTLRNKEVKNSIKKLWNQRKIFLARR; translated from the coding sequence ATGGAAGGAATCAACCAGACAGTGAGCCATTTTGTGTTCTTGGGACTGACCAATAACCGGAGCCTGGAGCTGGTTTTATCTGTCGTTTTCTCCATCCTGTACTTACTAATCCTAGCAGGCAACCTCCTCATCATAGTGACGGTGGCTTGGGACCGCTGCCTACACACCCCCATGTACTTTTTCTTGTGGAACCTCTCTTTCATTGACATTTGCCATTCCTCTGTCACAATGCCCAAGATGCTTTCCGATTGCTTCTTCCGCCACAAGGTCATCTCTTTTGGGGGTTGCGTCACCCAACTCTTCTTCCTTCACCTGTGTGCTTCGGTGGAGATCTTCCTCTTGACCGTCATGGGCTATGATCGTTGCGTCGCCATCTGCTATCCCTTGCAGTACGTGAACCTGATGAATCTGAAGACCTGTGGGGGTTTGCTCGGAATCTTGTGGGTCGGGGCAATTATCCACTCCCTGATCCAGATGGTCCTCACCGTTCATCTCACTTATTGTGGCCCTAATGTCATAGACAGCTTTTTCTGTGATATTCCTCCACTCATGAAGTTGGCTTGTACGGACACCTACTTCACTGGCGTTCTCCTCATATCCAGCAGTGGTCTGATGTCTGTAGTTTGCTTCGTGATCTTGGTAGCTTCCTATGCCATCATCCTTATTTCACTGGCAAGGCAGACAGCAGAGGGGCGTCACAAAGCTTTCTCCACGTGTGCAGCTCACCTACTTGTCGTGATCCTGTTCCTGGGACACTGTATCTTTATCTACACCCGCCCTGCTTCCAGCTTTTCAACAGACAGACTGGCTGCTGTCCTCTACACCATGGTGACCCCTTTCCTCAACCCTCTGATCTACACTCTGAGGAACAAAGAGGTCAAAAACTCCATTAAGAAACTCTGGAATCAGAGAAAGATCTTCTTGGCAAGGAGATGA